One part of the Pirellulaceae bacterium genome encodes these proteins:
- a CDS encoding HAMP domain-containing sensor histidine kinase: MRWPLRNQILLPMVGLMLAALISVSLLNAYLSLQTTRLRIESDLSQVTETLAKSTFPLTNSVLQQMRDLAGGEFVLTDPQGDVVASSMNLKPQNDLPGSDQWGNDALLSLGRKVAVDDRRYFHSAVPLRRLSEPKNRTTLHLLYPEESYRQAWRDVVYPPILVGGATMVLVVGFCLGIASRVTQPLRQLQRQVDQIAMGNFRSLPVPRRDDEIADLSRSINRMAEMLAHYESDVRRNEQLRTLGQLGGGIAHQIRNSATGCRLAVELHARECRLESESLDVAMRQLELMERFLQRFLSLGRSEEKAHESLPLQPILQNVISLVNPTARHIGVALECNLPNEPVKICGDADALEQVLVNLVLNGVEAASQQSDESAPARRLAPAVKVSLRQIDDRAELVVEDTGLGPAADVEATLFEPFVTEKADGTGLGLAVAKEITNAHGDEIRWARHKTTT, translated from the coding sequence TGAGCCTACTCAATGCCTACCTGTCCCTGCAAACAACTCGCCTTCGAATTGAAAGCGATTTATCTCAAGTTACTGAGACCCTAGCCAAATCCACATTCCCACTTACCAACAGTGTGCTGCAGCAGATGCGTGATCTTGCAGGCGGTGAATTTGTCTTGACTGACCCACAAGGTGATGTGGTTGCGTCAAGTATGAATCTCAAACCTCAAAACGACCTACCTGGGAGCGATCAGTGGGGCAATGATGCACTGCTTTCCCTCGGCAGAAAGGTGGCTGTCGATGACCGACGATACTTTCACTCGGCTGTTCCACTGCGGCGTCTTTCAGAACCAAAAAATAGGACAACACTTCATCTGCTCTATCCAGAAGAAAGTTATCGTCAAGCCTGGCGAGATGTTGTCTATCCTCCGATCCTTGTCGGGGGTGCCACGATGGTACTGGTCGTCGGATTTTGCTTAGGAATCGCATCGCGTGTAACTCAGCCCTTGCGCCAATTGCAACGCCAAGTCGACCAAATTGCAATGGGCAATTTTCGCTCCCTGCCAGTGCCACGTCGAGATGACGAAATTGCAGACCTAAGTCGCTCGATCAATCGCATGGCCGAAATGCTTGCTCATTATGAGTCAGACGTTCGGCGTAACGAACAGCTTCGGACGCTGGGACAACTGGGAGGCGGAATCGCCCATCAAATACGGAACTCGGCAACTGGCTGCCGGTTGGCTGTTGAGCTCCATGCGCGAGAGTGTCGGCTGGAATCTGAGAGTCTCGACGTGGCAATGCGCCAGCTTGAACTGATGGAACGTTTTCTCCAGCGGTTCTTATCGCTCGGCCGCAGCGAGGAAAAAGCACACGAGTCCCTCCCGTTACAGCCGATTCTTCAAAATGTGATTTCGCTCGTAAATCCGACAGCACGGCATATTGGAGTTGCATTAGAATGCAATCTCCCCAACGAACCTGTGAAAATCTGTGGAGACGCCGATGCGCTCGAACAGGTGTTGGTCAACCTGGTTCTGAATGGCGTCGAAGCAGCATCCCAGCAGTCCGACGAATCTGCCCCAGCTCGCCGATTGGCACCGGCCGTCAAGGTGTCGTTGCGGCAAATCGACGATCGCGCAGAGTTGGTTGTCGAAGATACAGGGTTGGGGCCCGCGGCGGATGTGGAAGCCACCCTGTTTGAACCGTTTGTGACCGAAAAAGCTGACGGAACAGGATTAGGATTGGCAGTCGCAAAAGAAATCACCAACGCCCATGGCGACGAGATTCGCTGGGCTCGTCACAAAACAACGACCTAA
- a CDS encoding helix-turn-helix domain-containing protein codes for MEKCHRQCAVAARRLGLHRTTLRKKLDQYEASEG; via the coding sequence ATGGAAAAATGTCATCGTCAATGTGCCGTGGCCGCGCGTCGCCTAGGGCTACATCGGACAACGCTGCGGAAAAAACTCGATCAGTATGAGGCATCCGAAGGATGA
- a CDS encoding TonB-dependent receptor plug domain-containing protein — MFGSYFLAFCIASSLSGMLPAQDGSPTIRVQLVDAVLQNEPPKGTLPPVEVRPPIDDLSGNPRDESEGTLPPIEIRPPQDTPTSNAVARSNQRSEQSLMFPSLSDQIIGELDSGLRGAPLSIFDSPRAIDIVTPELLQEKSSIDMGQALEQTPDVLIQRTGRGQSSIFIRGLTGQQVLIMIDGVRMTNASFRAGPNQYFNLIDPNMVERIEVIRGAGSVLYGGDAIGGVVNIVTKSANRTGYNFLTGGTVQRFSTADLGYTGRVNVEGWVGSMGVFTGGGYGNYNNLDIGGAPDAPAGFDVGRQPATSWRYQSADIKLNYQRSNCSELVFAVQRYRGDDIFRSDRFPANRESIFGPQIRDLYYVRWQGCNPCGCGLIDSYQITASLQRFDEQRTDRDFRPGRNPLLTSVRGFVDEQTGITGSFLKNLDSYGTTSYGFDWYHDEIDSFRTDIDGHPSRRGSP, encoded by the coding sequence ATGTTTGGCAGTTATTTTCTCGCCTTTTGCATTGCGTCTAGCCTTTCAGGAATGCTGCCCGCTCAGGATGGAAGTCCAACCATTCGTGTTCAGCTTGTCGATGCGGTCCTTCAAAATGAGCCGCCAAAAGGCACCTTGCCACCCGTCGAAGTGCGTCCCCCCATCGATGATTTAAGCGGTAACCCGCGAGACGAATCCGAGGGGACACTGCCGCCGATTGAGATCCGGCCACCACAAGACACACCAACTTCGAATGCAGTCGCGCGCTCCAATCAGCGATCAGAACAATCGTTAATGTTTCCTTCGCTGTCCGATCAGATAATCGGTGAACTTGATAGTGGACTTCGTGGAGCACCGCTTTCGATTTTCGATAGCCCACGTGCGATCGACATTGTGACTCCGGAACTACTCCAGGAAAAATCATCCATCGACATGGGGCAAGCGCTAGAACAGACGCCTGACGTGCTCATTCAACGTACCGGACGCGGCCAGTCATCGATCTTCATTCGTGGACTCACCGGTCAACAAGTGTTAATCATGATCGATGGTGTCCGCATGACGAATGCCTCGTTTCGCGCTGGACCGAATCAGTATTTTAATCTGATTGATCCCAACATGGTTGAGCGAATTGAAGTCATTCGCGGCGCAGGTAGCGTGCTTTACGGCGGTGATGCCATTGGCGGTGTGGTCAATATCGTGACGAAAAGTGCAAACCGCACGGGTTACAACTTCTTGACCGGCGGAACGGTTCAACGATTCAGTACAGCAGACCTTGGTTATACGGGACGGGTCAACGTCGAGGGTTGGGTAGGGTCGATGGGCGTATTCACCGGTGGCGGCTACGGAAACTACAACAACCTCGACATTGGCGGCGCCCCTGACGCGCCGGCAGGTTTTGACGTTGGACGACAACCTGCGACAAGCTGGCGATACCAATCAGCGGACATCAAGTTAAACTATCAACGGTCGAATTGCTCGGAGCTCGTCTTTGCCGTCCAGCGTTATCGCGGAGATGACATTTTTAGATCGGATCGTTTTCCAGCAAATCGTGAATCCATCTTTGGCCCGCAGATTCGCGACCTCTATTACGTCCGTTGGCAGGGTTGCAATCCGTGCGGGTGCGGACTGATCGATTCTTATCAGATCACCGCGTCTCTGCAACGCTTTGACGAGCAGCGTACCGACCGCGATTTTCGACCTGGACGGAATCCACTGCTGACGAGCGTGCGAGGTTTTGTTGACGAACAAACGGGCATCACCGGATCGTTCCTGAAGAATCTCGACAGCTATGGCACCACCTCCTATGGGTTTGACTGGTACCACGACGAAATCGATTCATTTCGAACGGATATCGACGGTCACCCATCGCGCAGGGGGAGTCCCTGA
- a CDS encoding TonB-dependent receptor yields the protein MGLTGTTTKSIHFERISTVTHRAGGVPDDAYYSRYGLFLNWDVWLTDLLLASSGVRYEHVASGATVTANDVVGHIDPEYQDWIGQVGLTYELTPHLHLVGTISEGFRAPNIDDLATINDNVFIGTQLPNPNLLPETSITYEVGTKINTDRFHSQVFAWWNDLQNFIVRGAPNSELLLERTNANAYLNGVELSGEYLVGCNWSVYGNFWYTYGQNTEAREPLSRIPPMQGIFGLRRRWNFGNDWFDLFGWIVDEQDRLSARDISDVNRIPLGGAPGFATVNFRYGRMISERQRLSLNLENFFDEQYRVHGSGSDGPGINAILSYELLR from the coding sequence ATGGGTTTGACTGGTACCACGACGAAATCGATTCATTTCGAACGGATATCGACGGTCACCCATCGCGCAGGGGGAGTCCCTGACGATGCTTATTACTCCCGTTACGGCCTGTTTCTGAATTGGGATGTTTGGCTAACGGATCTGCTGTTGGCTTCATCGGGCGTGCGATACGAACACGTGGCATCCGGCGCCACAGTGACCGCCAATGACGTGGTAGGCCATATCGACCCGGAATACCAGGATTGGATTGGTCAGGTCGGTCTCACCTACGAACTGACTCCGCACCTGCATCTTGTTGGAACAATCAGCGAAGGCTTTCGTGCACCGAATATCGACGACCTGGCGACCATCAACGACAACGTCTTCATCGGCACACAACTTCCTAACCCGAATCTTCTCCCAGAAACAAGCATCACGTATGAAGTGGGTACGAAAATCAATACTGACCGATTTCACTCCCAAGTCTTCGCATGGTGGAATGACTTACAGAACTTCATTGTTCGCGGTGCTCCTAACAGCGAACTGCTCCTGGAACGTACGAACGCCAATGCGTACCTCAACGGTGTTGAATTATCAGGAGAATATTTAGTCGGATGCAATTGGAGCGTCTACGGAAACTTCTGGTACACCTATGGCCAGAACACGGAGGCCCGGGAACCCCTCAGCCGCATCCCACCGATGCAAGGAATTTTCGGCCTGAGGCGACGTTGGAATTTCGGCAACGATTGGTTCGACCTGTTTGGCTGGATTGTGGACGAACAGGATCGCCTTTCGGCCCGAGACATTTCAGATGTCAATCGAATCCCTCTTGGTGGCGCACCTGGCTTTGCCACAGTTAACTTCCGATATGGCCGTATGATCTCGGAGCGCCAACGACTCTCGCTGAATCTGGAAAACTTTTTTGACGAGCAATATCGCGTGCATGGTTCTGGAAGCGACGGACCCGGCATCAACGCGATTTTATCGTACGAACTGCTGCGGTAA
- a CDS encoding putative collagen-binding domain-containing protein encodes MKPLILLLLWLVNGLCFSTGAMASEDTLQPWKENPWYWNYRAAPVLLLGGSDDDNLFQWPEKELGAQLDRLSNAGGNVIRNTMSDRKDKGFEVYPFQQRDDGRYDLRVWNDEYWQRFDRLLRETDRRNIIIQIEIWDRFDYTDSGRSNRWQIHPYNPRNNVNYTYDESGFAKRYPDHPGANKQPFFFTTPQQRNNQVVLPYQQRFVDKLLDVSLQFDHVLYCIDNETNGQESWGRYWATYIKQRAAQQNKRVHVTEMWDDWNLTAERHKWTFDHPELYDFVDVSQNNHNKGQQHWDNFLHVRRYLADKPRPMNTTKTYGATGNKFGHSDQDAIERFWRHLLAGAASIRFHRPTAGLGLNEKAIACIRAARKIESYVPLWSVRPANSLLSDRDANEAYLATDQEKAWVLYFAAGGEVSIDLSQAKGPLVAHWINIDTGDNGPQQQLSGGGKVKVSPPGNENWAAAIIAP; translated from the coding sequence ATGAAGCCGCTTATCCTCCTATTGTTATGGCTCGTAAACGGACTGTGTTTTAGCACGGGAGCGATGGCTTCAGAAGACACTCTGCAACCCTGGAAAGAAAATCCATGGTACTGGAATTATCGTGCAGCCCCCGTCCTGCTGCTGGGCGGCAGCGATGACGACAATCTTTTTCAGTGGCCCGAAAAGGAGCTTGGCGCGCAACTCGACCGCTTATCGAATGCGGGTGGAAACGTCATTCGCAACACGATGAGTGATCGAAAGGACAAGGGATTCGAGGTCTATCCGTTTCAGCAGCGCGACGACGGAAGATATGATCTGCGGGTCTGGAACGACGAGTATTGGCAACGATTCGACCGCTTGCTGCGCGAAACGGATCGGCGCAATATCATCATACAGATCGAGATTTGGGACCGTTTCGACTACACCGACAGCGGGCGCAGCAACCGGTGGCAAATTCATCCCTACAATCCACGAAATAATGTGAACTACACGTACGACGAATCCGGCTTTGCAAAACGATACCCTGACCATCCGGGCGCGAACAAACAGCCGTTCTTCTTCACAACACCCCAACAGCGAAACAATCAGGTTGTACTACCCTATCAGCAACGGTTCGTCGATAAGTTGCTTGATGTGTCTCTGCAGTTCGACCACGTGTTGTACTGCATTGACAACGAGACCAACGGGCAAGAATCCTGGGGACGCTATTGGGCGACGTACATCAAGCAACGAGCTGCTCAACAGAATAAACGCGTTCATGTCACCGAGATGTGGGACGATTGGAACCTGACCGCCGAACGCCACAAGTGGACTTTTGATCATCCGGAACTGTATGACTTCGTCGATGTGTCACAAAACAACCACAACAAAGGCCAACAACACTGGGACAATTTCTTGCATGTGCGCCGCTATCTGGCGGACAAGCCGCGCCCGATGAACACAACTAAAACCTACGGTGCCACCGGAAACAAGTTTGGCCACAGTGACCAGGACGCCATTGAGCGATTTTGGCGGCATCTGCTGGCGGGAGCAGCATCAATCCGATTCCACCGCCCCACCGCCGGATTGGGACTGAACGAGAAGGCGATCGCCTGCATCCGAGCGGCGCGAAAAATCGAATCGTACGTACCACTCTGGTCGGTGCGACCGGCGAACAGCCTGCTATCGGATCGCGACGCCAACGAAGCCTATCTCGCCACCGATCAGGAAAAAGCTTGGGTGCTCTACTTTGCTGCAGGCGGGGAAGTCAGCATCGATCTGTCTCAAGCAAAGGGTCCGCTTGTCGCTCATTGGATCAACATCGACACGGGTGACAATGGACCCCAACAACAGTTATCCGGAGGCGGGAAGGTCAAGGTCTCACCGCCAGGAAATGAAAACTGGGCAGCGGCTATCATCGCACCCTAA